TCTAGTTTTTTACCAAACCTAACAGTATCTGGTCTTTTATCTCCAAAATACAACCTATTAATGACTACTGTGGGGAATTTTGTTAATTTTTTTAAAAATTCTTCACTCTCAAATTCTTTTGGAAAGTTGTCTCCAGAATACATATCTACAATTACTAAATCATATTTACCAAATTTAAATTTGTTGGTATCTTCAATTTTAATATCAATATCATATTTATCTAAGTCAAAATATTCTTTACCTAATTCAACCATAATGGGATCTATTTCAACTCCAGTTATTTTGGCTTCAGGATATTTTTTACGAAGCAACTTTGCGAGTGTTCCCCCACCTAAACCCAAGATTAAAATATCTCTATAATCCTTTCCAAGTTGTTTTATTGTTTGTTTCCAGATACTTTCAACAATTCCTCCAGACTGGGTTAATCCATTTGCTTGTATGTAAGTCCCCATTCCAAAAGTTTTTAAAACACGTAAATGACCATTATGCTTTGAATCTCTTTCCTCCAAAACTTGTGTACCTAGCATGAATTTATTCCATCCCTATCTTTTTCTTCCCCACCCACTTTTGAAGAACTTTGGGAATATTTACTGATCCGTCTTCATTTTGGTAGTTTTCCAAAATTGCAATTATTGTTCTACCTATTGCAAAGGCTGTTGCGTCGTTCATATGTACATATTCAGTTCCTTCTTTTGTTCTTACTTTTGTGTTTAATCTTCTTGATTGATAATCTGTCATATAGTCTGATGTGTGAGTTTCTCTATATCTATCTTGACTTGGAATCCAGCTTTCAATATCTATTTGTCTAAAGTCAGGCCCCCCCATATCCCCTGTACAAATTTGAATCACTTGGTATGGGATATCAAGAGCTTGCATAAATTCTTCTTGAATAGAAACAAAAAAGTCTTGTTCTTTTAAGCCATCTTCAGGAGTGGAAAAAGATTCCATTTCCAGTTTATCAAATTGGTGTTGTCTTAAAATTCCCTTTGTGTCTTTACCATATGAACCTGCTTCTCTTCTAAATGCAGGGGTGAAGGCAAAATATCTAAGTGGTAAATCCTTTTCATTTAAAGTTTGATCCATATGCATCGGACCTAAAGTATGTTCTGCACTACCAATAAGCATTGTGTCGTCTTCTTTTAGGTAGTATCTTTCTTCTAGAGGATCATGTCTTGACATTTTCTTCATGACCTCCGTTTTTAACATAAGAGGGGGAACAACGGGGATAAAACCTTTTTTAAGTAACACTTCCATTGCAAACTGATGCAAAGCGTTTTGCAACAAAACGGCATCTCCCTTTAAATAATTAAATCTTGCGCCAGATACTTTACTTGCAGTTTCAGTGTCAATTATTTTTAAACTTGTACCAAGCTCCATATGGTCTTTGGGATTAAATTCAAATTTTCGTGGTTCTCCCCATTTTCTGATTACTACATTTTCTGTTTCATCCTTACCTACTGGGGAATCTTTTGAAACAACATTTGGAATATTATATAAGCTTTCTAAAAACTCTTGACTTATTTTTGATAATTTTGGTTCTAATTCTTGTAGTTTTGTTTTTGTTTCTTTTCCTTTTTCTATATTTTTTTCTAAAGCATATTTATTTTTTAAGCTTCTTAAGTTTTCAACCTCACCTATTAATTTTCTCTTTTTTTCATCTAATTCTAAAGCTTTATCAACAACAGTTGGATCAAGTTGTTTGTTATTTACAACTTCTTTGACCAAATCAACATTTTCTCTAATAAATTTAATGTCTAGCATGCTACTTGATTATACCAATAAATATATTATAATCCATCCATGTCAACTGAAAAGATAACAAACTGCAATCTCTGTGAAGAATATGGGTTCACTTGTAGACGAGCAAATCTTATCGAACGATGGACAGGTAGAGAAAAAATTGTAAAATTAAACAATAGTGGTCAAGAATTTGCTCACGATTTCACAATCGAAACGTGTGAAGTTGTCACCGGCGAGGTTCCTGCGAAAAAATATGCAAAACTTTTGATGAAAGTCATAGGTCAGGAAATATTAAGGATATAAAAGATTCCATTGACCATAGCTCGACAGGTCTCCTATAAACCTAACTCTTGAGAAATGCTCTGCATTGAAGTTAACACAATTCCTATAAAATCAGGTAATTTAATTCCCAGTTTTTCTTCACAAAGTTTTATGTTTTCCCTTTCAACACCTTTTGCGAAATCTTTCTTGTCCCATTTTGAAAGTATGTTCTCTACTGTCACAGTGGATAATTTTTTTTCTGGTCTAATCAGGGCAACCGCAACAATTAACCCAGTTAATTCGTCACAACAGTAAATACTCCACTCCATATTACTCTGTGGTTCTCTGTCCATTCCATTATATTTCCAAGCATGTGCACGAATTGCATTTACAATCTTTTCATCTTCTTTTCTCTTTATTAGCTCATCAATTAAAACTTGAGGATGTTTATCTGGATATTTATCATAGTCAGCATCATGAATCAAACCTACTAATTTCCAAAGATTTTCGTCTTCTCCGAAATGTTTTGCCAAACCACCCATTGAAGCCTCAACAGCCAACATGTGTTTAATTAAGTTTTTGTTTTGTGTCCAAGAAGTAACTAAACTAAAGGCGTCTTCACGACTGATCATTACTTAAGTGAGTCTTTAAGTTTTAAGATTTTGAAGTATCTAACCATATTGCCTAATATTGTAATTGCCCAAAAAACAACTGGGACTGCAATAAAAGCCTGCATTATTTTCAAAGATGATGGTAAATATGGATTGATAATTTCTGGAAAAACTGATGGTGCGCCAATAAATAAAAGTAAAGATAAAATTGAAACAGCTACTGATTCAGTAACATAATGAGTCATTTCTAATCTGAGTTCTGTTATTTGGTCTTTAACCATTTCTGCATTTACAGCCTGAAGGAGATTTGAAACTTTCACTGTTTTTACGCTGGTTCTTTTAGCTGTCTTTCTTGCCATATTCGTAATTTACCTCTTAATTTGTTAAATGTAAAGAGTTAATTTTTTTTAAGAGTTTTCCGGTCTTAATAATGGAAACAAAACTGTTTCCTTAATTGGTTTGTCTGCTAAAAATGAGAATAGCCTTTCAGATACTCCAAAACCTGATACCGGAGGCATACCATACTCTAAGGCTCTTACAAAATCCCAGTCATTCATTTGTGCTTCGGTGTCACCCTCGTCACGAAGTTTCTGTTGTTCTTCAAATCTTTCTGCTTGATCAATAGGATCATTTAACTCCGAATATCCATTACCCATTTCGCTACCTGCTAAGATTACTTGATATCTTTCTACTTTTTCAGGTTTGTCTGTCATCCTTTTGGCAAGGGGTGAAATTTCAACAGGGTGACCTGTTAAAAACACGGGTCCACTAATTTCTTTTCTTATACTCTTCCACAGTAGGTCTATTAAACGTGGCCTTGATAAGTCATCTCCTATTTTTATTTTTAAAGATTTTAGTTTATCTTTCAATTCCTTGACCGTCGTTGATGTTATATCAACCCCAGTTTTATCTAAAATGGTTTTAGTGTAATCTATTTTTTTCCAGTCTGAATCGAAGTCAACGACCATGCCATTGATCTCAAACTTCAACTTTCCAAATGTTTCTTTGATTACATACTTATACATTTCTTCAACTAATGCCATTGAGTCTTCATAGTTTGCATAACCCCAGTAAAATTCCATTTGTGTATAGTCTTGGAGATGCTCACGACTTAAACCTTCATTTCTAAATTGTCTACCAATTTCAAAAGTCTTATCAAACCCTGCAACCATTAGTCTTTTTTGCCACAACTCACCCATTGAAATTCTTAAAAATAAATCAATATCCAAAGCTTCATGATGTGTAACAAAGGGGTTAGCATCTGCTCCGCCAGCCGTATTTTCTAAAACAGGTGTCTCAACTTCTAGAAATTCTTTATTCATTAAAAACTTTCTCATACTATTCCAAAACATAGATTTTTTCTTAAAGAGGTCTCTCAAATCGTCATTTAGTAATAAATCTACGTATCTTTGGCGATATCTTTCTTCTGTGTCTTTTAAACCATACCAAATACTAGGTAGTTGCCTGATAGCTTTTGTTAAAATTTGAAAATCAGAAACTAAAACTGAGATCTCCCCAGCTTGGGTCTTAATAATTTTTCCAGTAACTGCCAAAAAATCTGCAGAATCAACTAATTTTAAAAGATTGTATTTATCCTCTAATATCTTTTTTGAAAAAAAAAGTTGTATATTACCAGAAGAATCTTTGAGGTCTGCAAACGTAACACCACCGTGTAATCTAATAGACATTATTCTTCCAGCCACCAAAACGTCTTTGTCCATTAAGTCACGAGAGTTATTAATAGATATGTGCTTGCCTTCTAATAGAATTTTGGAAGGATATGGATCAATTCCAAGTTTATTAAGTTTGTTAAGTTTTTCTATTCGTTCTTCGCGAACATTTTTTACGGTACTACCTGTTATTTCATCCATATTTGTATTCTACATTAAAAAAACCTCCTAGTTAAGGAGGTTATTGATTTAATTGATTGTTATTTTAATCAATTGCAACAACCTCGTAGACTATCTTACCTACTGGCGCTTCAACTTCAAATTTTTCGCCTGCTTTTCTCCCAGCCAACGAAGATCCAAGAGGTGATGTATGACTAATTTTTTTGTTTGCTATATCAGCTTCCCATTCTCCAACTATTTCAAAAGTATTTTTAACACCATTTACACGAACTGTAACTCTTGAACCCACACCTGCACCAGATCCATTTTTAGCATCTGACACAACATCAGCGTTTTTAATAACTTGAGTTAGTTCTTCAATTTTCCCATCTAAAAACTCTAATTCTTCTTTTGAATTTTGATAGTCACTGTTTTCAGACAAATCACCTTGTGACCTTGCATTTGATAGTCTTTTAACTAATGCAGGCCTCTTTTTGTCCACCAAAAGTCCAAGCTCCTTTTTTAGAGCTTCTAAACCTTTTGTTGTTAATTGTATTTTATTTGCCATAATCCTTGTTTTTCAAAAAAAATAATCTCCCCTTAATTTGGAGAGATTTAAATAATTGATTCTCTCCAACAAACCTTAAACCTTAATAATAAGGCTAGAACAAAACGGCATGTTGGAAAAAATATTCATTAGTTAAATAGTACCTAAGGCGTTTATCAGTTCACGCGTGACAAACTCGTTTATCATATCCCTTGAACCATGCAAAGTCAAGTAGTCAGATTGTATCAAAAACTAATCTTACTTTAAACACTTTGCCTCAGACTTTACTTGTTCCGGAGAAATTCTATCACCTTGTACGTCTGCAAAAATTGAACCACCAGCAGAATCAGGTCCTCCACATGAATAACCCAAAGGACAACTTCCGCATTTGACTTTTTTCACCATAGCAATATTTGTTCCTTCAGAAAAAATTATGCGATGACTATCTGTGGGGGATATACTAGCAGCCAAAATTTCTGTCATATGGCAATATATATCATAATGTTTTATTTTTTTCAAATTGTTGTATTACCATATCGTTAAATTCTACATAAACAGTCCCCACCCTGCCACATTTTGGGCATCTGAATCTGAATGTGTGAGCCATCCGGGTCTGGAACCGTTTAGTCCCATAACCACTTGGTTCTTACCATTGTCTCACGTCCTGGCTAAACAAGACAAATAAGACACTATAAAAGGACTGTCTCAGTTTACTGATGTATTTTGATATAGATAACTACTTATCCTTATAACTGAATCTCTTTTCCATCCGAACCAGCTATAGTCATCTTAATCTTAGAGTCCTTTTTGGGGTATTTTTCCAGAAACTCTTGATTTTCACTCACTAAGTAGATGGTGTGGTACTCGCTTCCATCCTTTCGCTTCAAATCTCTGCCTTTAAGCAAGCCTTCTCGCCTGAGTTTACGAATTGAGGACGGATGAACGCCTCTATTGGAAGTAATCTCAAATTTATCAAACCACTCAGACTTGTCATCGTGTTTACTGCGTTTTAGTGGCGGAATGACACCTTCCACTATATTCCTTCGACAATCGACACAACGTAAGCCATCCAGATTCCACCAAATCTCATTTCCATAATGACTTTCACCACAAATGCCACAATTGTATGGACCTTCACTGGCTTCTAGGAAGAAACCATCTGGTTCTTTGGTAAGTCTGCGTTTTCGCATGTTTTCAATGCCGTCATGTTCACCAATGAGTCTTGCGAGTTGGACTAGATTGTTAGAAGCATATTTTTGTCGCTTAGCTTCATCAATCTTTGATTTTGGTTTAACAGGTTCTTCTTTCTTGCCAGCGAGTTTAAGCATGTCTTCTTCACGCTCATGGCCCTTTAATCGACCTTCAAGGTATCCAAGTCTGTAACTGACACTATTGGAGAGTAATCGCCAGTTTGTGTCTTCTAGTGAGTTCTTAATGACCTTTTCTAGCTCCGAAACACTGATTCTGTCTCTTCTGGATGAGTCGGCATCTTGAACGGTGAAGGGAACAATCACATATTGGCCTATTTCTGGTTTATCAAACGATAGTTTGGCGTATTTAGCGTTCTCAAGCGACTTGGTTAGCAAAGTTTCTAGATCAGAGATGTTGGTCTTCTTGAGCTGTAGAGAGCGCTCATAGACAGGATTATCGTACTTTTGCATTTCTTCTTCCCGTACGACCTTAGCTACTTCCATCGCCTCTATCAGCTCAATGTATTCTTGACCCTCTTTGTCGGACAAACAGAACTCAGAGCGGTATTTTTCAAGTAACTCCTTGTCTTTTTTCTTCTCAGCTTCTCGTTCAAGATCTTTCTTGCCCAAATCCTCAACTTCAACTTTCTTGTATTTACATGAGGTACATTTTTCAGTGGTGGTTATAACATCGCCTTTTCGTTTGTAGATGGTCTTTATCTCTTTACTACACTCAGGGCATAAATTTGGTTTTGAGATGTGTTCTTCACCATTGTCATACAAGCCTAGACGCTTCTTGCACTTTGGACATTCAAAAATAAACATAACTCGCATTGGTTTATCTTCTGGCCAGTCTTCCAGATGCTTAAAATCTTCGGCAACCATCTCGGTTTTACAATGGGGACACAAAACATTGGCAGGTGAAGGGGTATTGTCTACTTTGTCTTGCCTTACTCGATCTTTTTCTACCCAATCGCTGATAGTCTCTGCTTTACGTCGATATTCCTCACCCTTTTTAACTCGTAGATCCCAAGAAATGTAATGATTAAAACCTTTTTCTACTTCTTCTGGAGAAATTTCTTTAAGCTTGGGGTCGGTATCTTTTTTCTTGTATAAGTCTTGCCAGAAATGAATAACTTTTAAGCAGGCCTTTATAGTGAAAAGGTCGTAAAGATCAACATAATATTGTTCATCTTTAAGATATTTCATAGCCTTTAACTGTCTTTATAGTTTCCTATCTCGAAAATAGCGGCCTGTAAAACCTGCCAGCTAATTTTTGCTGTATGTTCATGTGGACTAAAACCGCTCGCTACCTGCTGGTAGGGGTGAATGTAATTTCTAAAATCTCTTAGTGCGTGACTATGTTTCTTCACATCATCCCCCAAAATTTTGAGATCACTCGCGGTGTCAATAAAATTAGATAGTGTCCAGTTGTGAAAAGGTAGAACTTTTCCTTCTTTCTGAGGGGCGCATTTTGATTGATTGAATTTTCTAGCGTATTTACTTGCTGTCCCTAGAAGAATTCCTTCCAATGTGCTGCCACATAAGAAGATAGTTGCTAAAGAAGACTTTGATGATAAACACTTCCTAATTTCTTCAATTCTTTGGCTAAGGGTATCAGTGATTGTTGTATCCAAACCTAATTTTTCCAGAGAAACACTCTTAAATTCTTTATTTATAAATTCATCTTCAGATGATACTTGATCTGATTGTTTTGGCGGTTGGCCTCCCACAAGTCTAATGACGATCTTTTGACATTCATCAAAAAGAGACTGATCGTTACTTGTAATAACCACGCCATCAATAAGCCTCTTTGTTTTCCAGTACTCTAGTAAGTCGGCTATTAACTTTCCGACAATATGGTTAGGCTCTTGCTCCCATAGAGATCTCAGCCTATTAGCTTTTGATCCGCTTGCATAAGAGTATTTATCACTCCATATATCAATTTTTATAGCCGAATGAACAAACTCCTGAAGTTTTTGATTGGAAAGGTCAAGAACATAACCACCACCCATTTCAAGTATTCGTTCAAGTTTCAATTTTTCAATATTAGTAATATTTGACATGTGTATCTATCCAGTAATTGATTTCTCCAATATTGAATAGTGTTCTGGGAATGTTGTTTGAATCATTTCAAGCAAATATTTAACATTCTTTTGAGTCTCTTGAACCAAAGAGGGATCAAGACCTTTTCCAGTTATGTGTGATTGATCGTTTGTGAACTTATATATTGCTGTAAGTTTGTTTTGATCAAATTTATCATTTAATGATTCAAGTTTTTTGAACGGACTCTGGTTGCTTGGGACTCTAAACATTAAGAATGTCTCTAATGCTTTCCTGGCTATATTAGGCATATGATATACAGACATGATTGTGCCATCAGACTTAAATGTATAGAGAAGTTTAAAAAGAAAATGGTATTCACTCTCATGATCCTGAAGATCTTTGTCTAGCAGGGAGATGCTGGCTACTCTCCCCGCAGTAGTGTCAGTATTTTTGATCATGTAATAGCTTTTTTCGCCTGCACTGTTAGGAATATTTTTTACCCAATTTAAAAGTAATCTAAGAAAATCAAAATTGTGAGTCAGTACAAATATTTGCTTTGCATCCTTAACTGAATTTTTTAAGAAGGCAAAAGCTTGAAATAATGAATTAGAATCTAAACTAGATACAGGGTCGTCTATTACTAAAATTCCTTCTTTCGTGTCAAAATTCTGATCCTGTAAATGAACAGTAAAATACACGAATGCAATTGCTGTTTTTTCTCCCTCACTTAAATTCTCAGCTATTTTTCCATGTCGCTTAATAACATAACCATCACCTTCTACCTCAAAAGTTATTTCATCCCTTCCTAGGAAAGTTTTTATACCATCATTAATCGCCTTACAGGCTTTGTGCGAGGAAGATATTTTGCTCTTATTTTCGATGATGGCCTTACTTGTTGATTCAAGATCACTCTTTTTGTTGGTCAAGTCTTTCTTGCTATTTTCCATTTTTGTCTCAAGTTCATTGATGTCATCAAAAATAGTGCTTAAATAATGTTTTTCCAATTCTTTTTGGGCATTTAATTTTTCATTCTTAAAATTGTTTGATTTATCATTATGCTGTTTGATCAATTCATTTATTTCACTGATTGCACTAAGAAATTCATCTAGATTTATTTTTTGTTCAAAATTAACTACTTCAGTGGTCTTTGACTTTTTTTCTTTTACTAAAGTTCCAGCTTTTGT
This bacterium DNA region includes the following protein-coding sequences:
- a CDS encoding methyltransferase domain-containing protein, producing the protein MLGTQVLEERDSKHNGHLRVLKTFGMGTYIQANGLTQSGGIVESIWKQTIKQLGKDYRDILILGLGGGTLAKLLRKKYPEAKITGVEIDPIMVELGKEYFDLDKYDIDIKIEDTNKFKFGKYDLVIVDMYSGDNFPKEFESEEFLKKLTKFPTVVINRLYFGDKRPDTVRFGKKLEEIFSKVTWFYPEANLMFICSY
- the serS gene encoding serine--tRNA ligase translates to MLDIKFIRENVDLVKEVVNNKQLDPTVVDKALELDEKKRKLIGEVENLRSLKNKYALEKNIEKGKETKTKLQELEPKLSKISQEFLESLYNIPNVVSKDSPVGKDETENVVIRKWGEPRKFEFNPKDHMELGTSLKIIDTETASKVSGARFNYLKGDAVLLQNALHQFAMEVLLKKGFIPVVPPLMLKTEVMKKMSRHDPLEERYYLKEDDTMLIGSAEHTLGPMHMDQTLNEKDLPLRYFAFTPAFRREAGSYGKDTKGILRQHQFDKLEMESFSTPEDGLKEQDFFVSIQEEFMQALDIPYQVIQICTGDMGGPDFRQIDIESWIPSQDRYRETHTSDYMTDYQSRRLNTKVRTKEGTEYVHMNDATAFAIGRTIIAILENYQNEDGSVNIPKVLQKWVGKKKIGME
- a CDS encoding HD domain-containing protein; translated protein: MISREDAFSLVTSWTQNKNLIKHMLAVEASMGGLAKHFGEDENLWKLVGLIHDADYDKYPDKHPQVLIDELIKRKEDEKIVNAIRAHAWKYNGMDREPQSNMEWSIYCCDELTGLIVAVALIRPEKKLSTVTVENILSKWDKKDFAKGVERENIKLCEEKLGIKLPDFIGIVLTSMQSISQELGL
- the lysS gene encoding lysine--tRNA ligase, with amino-acid sequence MDEITGSTVKNVREERIEKLNKLNKLGIDPYPSKILLEGKHISINNSRDLMDKDVLVAGRIMSIRLHGGVTFADLKDSSGNIQLFFSKKILEDKYNLLKLVDSADFLAVTGKIIKTQAGEISVLVSDFQILTKAIRQLPSIWYGLKDTEERYRQRYVDLLLNDDLRDLFKKKSMFWNSMRKFLMNKEFLEVETPVLENTAGGADANPFVTHHEALDIDLFLRISMGELWQKRLMVAGFDKTFEIGRQFRNEGLSREHLQDYTQMEFYWGYANYEDSMALVEEMYKYVIKETFGKLKFEINGMVVDFDSDWKKIDYTKTILDKTGVDITSTTVKELKDKLKSLKIKIGDDLSRPRLIDLLWKSIRKEISGPVFLTGHPVEISPLAKRMTDKPEKVERYQVILAGSEMGNGYSELNDPIDQAERFEEQQKLRDEGDTEAQMNDWDFVRALEYGMPPVSGFGVSERLFSFLADKPIKETVLFPLLRPENS
- the greA gene encoding transcription elongation factor GreA, encoding MANKIQLTTKGLEALKKELGLLVDKKRPALVKRLSNARSQGDLSENSDYQNSKEELEFLDGKIEELTQVIKNADVVSDAKNGSGAGVGSRVTVRVNGVKNTFEIVGEWEADIANKKISHTSPLGSSLAGRKAGEKFEVEAPVGKIVYEVVAID
- a CDS encoding AAA family ATPase, which gives rise to MIKKIKKIKNLGIFSDYVWDSSLPDFKRYNIIYGWNGCGKTTLSSLFDTLESGQSTKFPELEYEIDSESGVTKQGTTYSRKVRVFNQDYVANNVQVLSCTAKPIYILGEENKKIADQIEKDEKEVISLNSQIKKHKLDLENQEKDKNKKFTDIARTISSNTSGEATRRYDKRDAEEAFKKLLKKELIDEAGLTKHNLTLRQLEKPQLTLLSTPQLVIGGNTYDTNKGIEKINEVAVNLCRETVETVIIDKLKDNADISEWVENGIHIHETHKSTVCEFCNQSLPKERLLELAKHFNDADKKLKIKIDENLSDLRSLYSQIETVKTIDKANLYDEIQPDYQKKAEKFETVKKTILGEITKAGTLVKEKKSKTTEVVNFEQKINLDEFLSAISEINELIKQHNDKSNNFKNEKLNAQKELEKHYLSTIFDDINELETKMENSKKDLTNKKSDLESTSKAIIENKSKISSSHKACKAINDGIKTFLGRDEITFEVEGDGYVIKRHGKIAENLSEGEKTAIAFVYFTVHLQDQNFDTKEGILVIDDPVSSLDSNSLFQAFAFLKNSVKDAKQIFVLTHNFDFLRLLLNWVKNIPNSAGEKSYYMIKNTDTTAGRVASISLLDKDLQDHESEYHFLFKLLYTFKSDGTIMSVYHMPNIARKALETFLMFRVPSNQSPFKKLESLNDKFDQNKLTAIYKFTNDQSHITGKGLDPSLVQETQKNVKYLLEMIQTTFPEHYSILEKSITG